Below is a window of Janthinobacterium lividum DNA.
CAGGCTGGCGCGGTGGCGGGCTGACAAGGCCACGCTGGCGCCCTGCTCCAGCAGCAAGGTGGCACAGGCGGCGCCGATGCCGCTGGAAGCACCGATGATCCACACGCGCTTGCCAGCCCAATTGGTGATCTTGCGATTCATGGGGCCGCCTGTGGACGCTTGCTGAACGATAAAGTAACGGCGCCCAGGCTGAAACCGAACTTGCTCATGGCGGCGCGGTTGAGCATGACCTTGTCATCCATCAGAAACATCCAGTCCTCGAAGTCGACGTGGTAGACCGTGCCATCGACGGGCAGCGCCAGCACGTATTGCCAGCGCAGCGCATTGCCAGCCACTTCGCCGACGGCTTCCCCGATCACGTCGGGCGCCGTGCCGATGAAGCGTCCGGGCGCCGTCTTGCGCAAAGTCCACACGCGCCGTTGGCGGCTGCCGTCCGAGTACGTGAAATCCTCGTCCAGAATGCCCGAATCGCCCTGCCAGCTGGCGCGCATCACTACAGTGAAACGCTTGACCACCTTGCCAGAGCGGTCCTGGAAGATGCCGTGGGCATCGAGCGTGCCGTTGAAGTACTGTTGCAGATCCAGTAAGGGTAACTCCTGCGCGTAGGTGGCCGGCGTGGGCGGCGTGGAACAGCCGGCCAGCGCCAGCAACAGGGCCGCCAGCGGCAGGCGACGTTTGCAATAGTTCATGAAGCGCATGCGCGATTCTCCAGGTGGTCACTATATATATGTTGTAGGGGCGCGCGCCACAGCAGGAGCGCCGCCAGCAGTTTCAAGGCGCAGGGCAGCAAGGCGTAGCTTGCCGACAGGGCCGGCAAGCCGCCGCTGCTGCCCGGCACATAGCCGAGCCAGGCCAGCAGGGGCAAGGCGATGCCGGCCGCCAGCGCCAGGCTCATCTGCACGCCCCAGTTCCACCAGCCGAAATACGCCGCTTCGTGCCGGCCCGCATGACCGGCCGCACCAATCAGCCCTGCCAGCAGGGCCGGCGGCAAGGCCAGGTCGGCGCCCAGCGCCAGGCCCGACAGCAGACAGATGGCGGCAAAGCCCCAGGCGGCGCCCGCGCCCAGGCCGTAGGCCCAGACAAACACGCTGGCGGCCAGCAGCATAGCGCCGCCCCAGGCGCGCGCTTCGCCAAAGCGGCGTGCCAGGGCCACCCACACGGGCATCGAGGCGGCCGCCGCGCAAAAATAGACGATCAGGAATGGTCCTGCGTAATGGCCCAGGCGCAAGTAGTCGGTGGCAAAGAACAGGAACAGGGTGGCGGGAATGGCGGCGGCCACGCCATTGACGAGCAGGACGGCAAACAACCAGCGAAACGCGCGCTGGCGCAATGGCACGCGCCAGGCGCCAGCGGGCAGCGCCTCCATGCCTTGGCGCAAAACCGGACGCGGCGCGCGCGCCAGCAGCAGCGCGCCCGCCGCCAGCAGGCAGACGCCAAAGGCCAGCGACAAGCCCTCATAGCCGAGCACGGAAGTCAGCCCCGCCGCCAGGATCACGCCGAGTAAAACCGCAGCCTTCGCGCACGGCCGCTACCCGCGCCCGCTGCGCGCGCGCCTGACTCAAGGCCGCGCCCCAGCTCTGGTGCGCGATGCCGGCCAGGCCATAGGCAGTATAGACGAGCAGCAAGGCGGCCAGGAACCAGGCCAGGGTCGCTACTTGCGGCATGGCCGGCGGATGAAACAGCGCGCCAAAGCCCAGCAGCAGCAACGGTAGCGCAGCGCCGACATAGACGGCATAGCTGAGCCCGCCCCGCGCCATCCAGGCACCGAGGGCAGGATCGATGAAGGCGGCGGCGATGCGGGCCGCCAGCAGTACGGCGCCGATTTGCGCCAAGTCAAGACTGCTGCGCTGCGCATAAAACGGCGCCACATATATATAGATGGGCAGCGCCAGCATGGCCAGCGGCAAGCCGAACAGGCCATAGCTGAACAAGGCCGGCAAAGTCAAAGCGCTGGCCCCGGCAGTCATGGCAGCGGCGCGGCACTCTGCAACAGCGCGCCGCGCAGCTTGGGCGCCGTGGTCGATGGAGAGAGCCAGATGGCGAAGAAGGCGCGCGCAAAGTCGCCATCGCTCACGTCGGCCAGCACCTTGCCGTCGAGGTAAAAGCGCACGCCCGGTGCGATGCCGGCCCGGTAGGCGCCCGCGATGCGCTGATCTTCCTTGACGTCAGGAAAGATACGTTGCATGGTGGCCAGCCACGCCAGGCGCTGCGCTTCCGTGCCGGCGCCTATCTTCTGCATTTGTTCATAGCTGGCCTCGGCGATCTTCCTGCCATCGAGCGCACGCGCGTAGCGCAATTCCAGCACGAAGGGCGCCGTGGCCGACGCCGTGCCCTGATAGCCATTCGCGCCCACCCACAGTTGCGCGCGATAAATACGCATGCCAAACCACGTATAGTCGCCCTCGCCCGCCAGGCGGGCCTCGGGCACGTCGGCAGCGATAAAGGCAGGCGGCGCGGCCACGGCAGCGGACATGCTCAACGACAGCACAACAGCGGCAAGCAGGCGGCGCATGGTCAGTCCTTGATCAGGGTAAATTGCATCACATCCGTGTTATGCGCCTGGAAGGCAGCCTCGCAATACGCGAGGTAAAACTCCCAGGTCAGCAGGAAACGGCCATCGAATCCCTGCCTTTCCAACGCCGTGCGCTGGGCCAGGAAGCTGGCGCGCCACTGGCGCAAGGTTTCCGCGTAATCGAGGCCAAAGCTGAAGGCGTCTTCCACGCGCAAGCCCTGCGCCTCGGCGGCGCGGCGAAACTCGGCCGGCGAAGGCAGCATGCCGCCCGGGAAAATGTACTGTTGAATAAAGTCCGTGCTCTTGCTGTAGCGCTCGAACAAGGCATCGGCGATGACGATGGTCTGGATGCAGGCCCGTCCGCCTGGCTTCAGGTTGCGCGCCACGCAGGCGAAATAGCCGGACCAGTAGCTTTGCCCCACGGCTTCGAACATCTCGATCGAGGCGATGGCGTCGTACTGGCCGTGGCTGTCGCGGTAGTCGCACAGCTGCAAATCGGCCTGCTCCGCCAGCCCCGCATCCTGCAGGCGCTGGCGCGCATAGGCGAGCTGCTCGGTCGACAGGGTCAGGCCCGTCACGTGGGCGCCATAGCTGTGCGCCGCCGTTTCCGCGAAACCGCCCCAGCCGCAACCGATTTCCAGCACGCGCTGGCCCAGCTGCGGCTGCAGTTGCAACTGCTCCGCAATGCGCCGGTACTTCGCGCCCTGCGCCGCTTCCAGGCTGGCGCCTTCGGAAAACAGGGCGCTCGAATACGTCATCGACGGGTCCAGCCACAGCTGATAAAAGGCGTTGCCGATGTCGTAATGGGCGTGAATATTCTTCTTGCTGCCGGCACGTGAATTGCGGTGCAGCAAATGGCGCACCTTATAGATCAGGTTACCCCACCAGTTGCCGTAGATCAGCGATTCAATCTGCGCGCGGTTGCGTATCATCAATTCGATCAAGCCCGGCAAATTGTCCGTGCGCCAGTCGCCGGCGATAAACGTTTCCGCAAAGCCGATGTCGCCCGAGCGCAGGACGGCCGAACACAAACGCCAGTTATGCAAGTCCAGGGTGACGGGGTGGCTGCCGTCGCCGTACTGCAGGACGCTGCCGTCAGGCGTGCGCAGGCGCAGGGCGCCATGCTGCAATTTTGCAGCAGGCGCAGAATCATGCGCCCGGCAGCGGGCAGGTCCAGGTGCGCGTGGTCGTGCAAGTGCGCGGGGCAAGCGCTGCTGCGCGCGTGCAGGCCGGTCGGCAGGGAATCGGAGCTCATCGGGACACCTTTTCTTGTGGAGGGTGGGGTTTGCTGAAAAACGGCACGCGGCGCAGCCACAGGCGCAAGGCTTGCCAATGGATGCGCGCCATCACGCCAAACGTCATCAGGGGGTAGCGCAGCAAGGCCCAGGCGATGGCCCCATCACGCAGCGGCTGCGCCGTGCCGGACAAGCTCGTCTGCAGCAGCGGGCCAGCGAGGTCGTCGTAATCGACCCGGGCCAGGTGGCGCTCGCCGTCTTGTTCGCTATTGCGCAGGAAACGGAAGCGGTACCGGCCTTCCACCTTGCAAAACGGCGACACATGGAAAATTTTCTTGGCGACCAGTTCGCTGCCATACGCGATGGCGCCGCCCTGCTCGAGCAAGTACAGATGGCGCTCGCCAAAGGTATTGCGCACATCGCAGACCACGGCCCGCAGCGCGCCATCCGGGCGGTGGCAAAACCAGAAGCTGATGGGATTGAAGACATAGCCGAACATGCGCGGCATGGTTTGCAGCCAGATTTCGCCACCCGCGTCCAACACGCCATGCTGGCGCAGCAAGCCATTGATCCAGTCCAGCAGCGGCGTCGCGCCATCGCCGTGGTCGCTGTCGCGGAAGGACAGCAGATTAGCGCCGTTGCGCGAAATCAAGCGTGCCGGGAAATCCTGCATCCCCATGCTGCGCAGGGGCAGGCGCAGATAAAACATGCCATAACTAAAAGCATGGGCGCGCGGACGCAGCCGCGCATGGCGCACCCGCCCCAGGCACAGCTGGGGCTGCGTCGGGGAAGGCTGCGTGGGATCACGCGGCATTGCCAAGCTCCGCGGATGCCAGGCCCAGCAGGCTTTGCGCCACGGCCAAGCCCGACTTCAAGCCGTCTTCATGGAAACCGTAGCCCGTCCAGGCGCCCGCAAACCACGTGTGCTGCGCGCCCTGGAAACCGGCCAGGCGCGCCTGGGCGGCAATGGCCGCGCCATCGAACACGGGATGGGCATACGAAAACTCGTCGATGATGGTCGCCGGATCGGGCTCGTCGAGCGGATTGAGCGAGACGATGACGGGGGTGCTGAATGGCAAAGGCTGCAGCTGGTTCAGCAAATAATGCACGCACACTTGCGGCGCCTCGCCTTCCGCCACTGCCGGCCGGCCCTGGTAATTCCAGGCCGACCAGGCACGGCGGCGCTGCGGCAGGCAAGACGCATCCGTATGCAGCACAGCGCGATTGGGCTGGTAGCGCACGGCTTCGAGCACGGAACGCTCGTCGTCGCGGATATCCGCCAGCAGGGCCAGCGACTGGTCGCTGTGGCAAGCCAGTACGACGTGATCGACATGCTCGACGCCGGCGGCCGTATGCAGCTCGACCATGCGCGCACCGCCGTGCGGCTGGCGGCGCACGGCCAGCACGGGGCACGCCAGGCGCTGCTGCGGGATGGCCGCCAGCAGTTTTTCCACGTACACGCGCGAGCCGCCCCGCACCGTGCGCCATTGCGGCCGGTCGCTCACTTGCAGCAAGCCATGGTTGTGGCAAAAACGAATGAAAGTAGCCAAGGGAAAGGCCAGCATCTGGCGCGCCGGGCACGACCAGATGCAAGCGGCCATCGGCAGCAGATACCAGTGGCGGAACTCATCGCCATAGCCGTGCAGGTCGAGAAACTCGCCCAGCGACAGGACCGGCGCCGGCAAGCTTCCCGTGGCAAGGGCGCTGGCCTGGCGGTTGAAGCGCAGAATATCGCGCAACATGCGCAGGAAAGCGGGGCGCAGCAGATTGCTACGCTGGGTAAACACGGTATCGAAATTGGCGCCCGCCCATTCAAGCACGCGGGCATCGGACGAGGCGCCCAGCGGCATCTTCACGGAAAACGACATATCGCTGTCTGCCGCCTCGACGCCCAGTTCCTGAAACAGCTGCACCAGGTTCGGATAGGTGGCGTGATTGAACACGAGAAAACCCGTATCGACGCCATGCGTGACGCCATCGAGCGTGACATCCACCGTGTGGCTGTGACCGCCAAAGTAGTCGCCCGCTTCATACAAGGTGACGTCCTGGCCCGCCTGCGCCAGGCGATACGCACACGACAAACCGGCAATTCCTGCACCGACGACGGCAATTTTCATGAGTACACCTGTATTGAGTTTGTCCTGGACAAAACGAGCCTCATGGATAATCGATGAAATATTGATTCGTGTCAATGAGTGCTCTCAGCCATTCACAAACTTATACGCCGGCCATTTGCAATCGGATTCAGTTATTTGGTCCGGGGCGGCGGAAGGCGTAAAATGCATGCCACGTTCTTCCGCAAGCGAGCAAAGCCACCCTGGTATGGATACAGACCTGCAACCTACTTCCGCCTTCAGCATCGGTGATGTCGAACGCGACACCGGGCTGGCCAAGGAAACCTTGCGTGTGTGGGAGCGCCGCTACGCCTTCCCCCAGCCCCGGCGCGACGCCTTTGGCGAGCGCAGCTACCCTGCCGAGCAAGTACAAAAACTGCGCATGGTCAAGCGCCTGCTGGACCTCGGATTTCGTCCGGGAAAAATCATGCAGCACAGCACCGCGCAGCTGCAGCAGCTGGCCAGCGCCGGCAGCGCGGCGCAGCCCTTGCCGCAACCGCAACTGGCGCATTACCTGGCCCTGTGCCGCGGTCACCAGATGGCGGAACTGGGCGACGCCCTGCGCCAGGCGCTGGCCGTACTGGGTCTGAAAGCGTTCACCATCGACGTCATCGCCCCCCTCACCAGCATGGTGGGCGAAGCGTGGGCTTGCGGCGAACTGGCTGTATACGAAGAGCATCTATATAGCGAAACCTTGCAGACGGTGATGCGCCATGCCATTTTTTCGCTGCCGCAAGCAAGCAGCCCGTCCACGCGCTCGCCGCGCATCGTCCTCAGTACCTTCCCGCAGGAGCGCCATGGCCTGGGGCTGCTGATGGCCGAGGCGCTGTGTGCGGCGGCCGGCGCCCATTGCATGTCGCTGGGGGTGGAAACACCGCTGACGGACATCGTCGCGGCCGCCCGCGCGCAGCGGGCCGATATCGTGGCGCTGTCGTTTTCCAGTGCCAGCAAGCAACGGCAAACGCGCGACAGCCTGCAGCAGTTGCACGCGAGCTTGCCGCCAGACATGGAATTGTGGGCAGGCGGACGCAGTCCCGTCCTGTACAAGCACCCGCCGCCCTTTTTGCATGTGCTGGACTTGCGGCAAGTCGAGGAAAGCATCGCCGACTGGCGCCGCCGCCAC
It encodes the following:
- a CDS encoding DUF3833 domain-containing protein, with protein sequence MNYCKRRLPLAALLLALAGCSTPPTPATYAQELPLLDLQQYFNGTLDAHGIFQDRSGKVVKRFTVVMRASWQGDSGILDEDFTYSDGSRQRRVWTLRKTAPGRFIGTAPDVIGEAVGEVAGNALRWQYVLALPVDGTVYHVDFEDWMFLMDDKVMLNRAAMSKFGFSLGAVTLSFSKRPQAAP
- a CDS encoding MFS transporter, giving the protein MLGYEGLSLAFGVCLLAAGALLLARAPRPVLRQGMEALPAGAWRVPLRQRAFRWLFAVLLVNGVAAAIPATLFLFFATDYLRLGHYAGPFLIVYFCAAAASMPVWVALARRFGEARAWGGAMLLAASVFVWAYGLGAGAAWGFAAICLLSGLALGADLALPPALLAGLIGAAGHAGRHEAAYFGWWNWGVQMSLALAAGIALPLLAWLGYVPGSSGGLPALSASYALLPCALKLLAALLLWRAPLQHIYSDHLENRACAS
- a CDS encoding MFS transporter, with protein sequence MTAGASALTLPALFSYGLFGLPLAMLALPIYIYVAPFYAQRSSLDLAQIGAVLLAARIAAAFIDPALGAWMARGGLSYAVYVGAALPLLLLGFGALFHPPAMPQVATLAWFLAALLLVYTAYGLAGIAHQSWGAALSQARAQRARVAAVREGCGFTRRDPGGGADFRARL
- a CDS encoding chalcone isomerase family protein — its product is MRRLLAAVVLSLSMSAAVAAPPAFIAADVPEARLAGEGDYTWFGMRIYRAQLWVGANGYQGTASATAPFVLELRYARALDGRKIAEASYEQMQKIGAGTEAQRLAWLATMQRIFPDVKEDQRIAGAYRAGIAPGVRFYLDGKVLADVSDGDFARAFFAIWLSPSTTAPKLRGALLQSAAPLP
- a CDS encoding cyclopropane-fatty-acyl-phospholipid synthase family protein, whose amino-acid sequence is MQHGALRLRTPDGSVLQYGDGSHPVTLDLHNWRLCSAVLRSGDIGFAETFIAGDWRTDNLPGLIELMIRNRAQIESLIYGNWWGNLIYKVRHLLHRNSRAGSKKNIHAHYDIGNAFYQLWLDPSMTYSSALFSEGASLEAAQGAKYRRIAEQLQLQPQLGQRVLEIGCGWGGFAETAAHSYGAHVTGLTLSTEQLAYARQRLQDAGLAEQADLQLCDYRDSHGQYDAIASIEMFEAVGQSYWSGYFACVARNLKPGGRACIQTIVIADALFERYSKSTDFIQQYIFPGGMLPSPAEFRRAAEAQGLRVEDAFSFGLDYAETLRQWRASFLAQRTALERQGFDGRFLLTWEFYLAYCEAAFQAHNTDVMQFTLIKD
- a CDS encoding DUF1365 domain-containing protein — protein: MPRDPTQPSPTQPQLCLGRVRHARLRPRAHAFSYGMFYLRLPLRSMGMQDFPARLISRNGANLLSFRDSDHGDGATPLLDWINGLLRQHGVLDAGGEIWLQTMPRMFGYVFNPISFWFCHRPDGALRAVVCDVRNTFGERHLYLLEQGGAIAYGSELVAKKIFHVSPFCKVEGRYRFRFLRNSEQDGERHLARVDYDDLAGPLLQTSLSGTAQPLRDGAIAWALLRYPLMTFGVMARIHWQALRLWLRRVPFFSKPHPPQEKVSR
- a CDS encoding FAD-dependent oxidoreductase; the protein is MKIAVVGAGIAGLSCAYRLAQAGQDVTLYEAGDYFGGHSHTVDVTLDGVTHGVDTGFLVFNHATYPNLVQLFQELGVEAADSDMSFSVKMPLGASSDARVLEWAGANFDTVFTQRSNLLRPAFLRMLRDILRFNRQASALATGSLPAPVLSLGEFLDLHGYGDEFRHWYLLPMAACIWSCPARQMLAFPLATFIRFCHNHGLLQVSDRPQWRTVRGGSRVYVEKLLAAIPQQRLACPVLAVRRQPHGGARMVELHTAAGVEHVDHVVLACHSDQSLALLADIRDDERSVLEAVRYQPNRAVLHTDASCLPQRRRAWSAWNYQGRPAVAEGEAPQVCVHYLLNQLQPLPFSTPVIVSLNPLDEPDPATIIDEFSYAHPVFDGAAIAAQARLAGFQGAQHTWFAGAWTGYGFHEDGLKSGLAVAQSLLGLASAELGNAA
- a CDS encoding MerR family transcriptional regulator, which encodes MPRSSASEQSHPGMDTDLQPTSAFSIGDVERDTGLAKETLRVWERRYAFPQPRRDAFGERSYPAEQVQKLRMVKRLLDLGFRPGKIMQHSTAQLQQLASAGSAAQPLPQPQLAHYLALCRGHQMAELGDALRQALAVLGLKAFTIDVIAPLTSMVGEAWACGELAVYEEHLYSETLQTVMRHAIFSLPQASSPSTRSPRIVLSTFPQERHGLGLLMAEALCAAAGAHCMSLGVETPLTDIVAAARAQRADIVALSFSSASKQRQTRDSLQQLHASLPPDMELWAGGRSPVLYKHPPPFLHVLDLRQVEESIADWRRRHQALALQTH